In the genome of Actinomycetota bacterium, one region contains:
- the amrS gene encoding AmmeMemoRadiSam system radical SAM enzyme, which yields MPVEETAHPTRWWHRLDDGRIRCDVCPRACAMNDGQRGLCFVRKREGNSIVLTTYGRSSGFCVDPIEKKPLNHFLPGTPVLSFGTAGCNLACRFCQNWDISKSRDVDTLADEASPEALAEAAVRLGCRSVAFTYNDPVIFLEYAIDVADACRERGVRAVAVTAGYANPEPGREFFSHMDAANVDLKGFTEDFYHRTCAGHLGPVLATLEHLAHETDVWFELTTLLIPGLNDSDADFDAMTRWVVERLGPDVPMHFTAFHPDWKMLDRPPTPVETLRRARRIAIDNGVRYAYTGNVIDPVGQTTRCAGCGADLIVRRGYEITGWHLDAAGRCDSCGRACAGEFEAEPGTWGERRMPVRLGV from the coding sequence GTGCCGGTCGAGGAGACCGCGCATCCGACGAGGTGGTGGCACCGTCTCGACGACGGGCGGATCCGATGCGACGTCTGTCCTCGCGCGTGCGCCATGAACGACGGGCAGCGGGGACTCTGCTTCGTGCGCAAGCGCGAGGGCAACTCGATCGTGTTGACCACGTACGGGCGGTCGTCGGGCTTCTGCGTCGACCCGATCGAGAAGAAACCGCTGAACCACTTCCTGCCGGGGACCCCGGTGCTCTCGTTCGGCACCGCCGGGTGCAACCTCGCCTGCCGGTTCTGCCAGAACTGGGACATCTCGAAGTCCCGTGACGTCGACACCCTCGCCGACGAGGCTTCGCCCGAGGCGCTCGCCGAGGCGGCCGTCCGCCTCGGGTGCCGCTCGGTCGCGTTCACCTACAACGACCCCGTGATCTTCCTCGAGTACGCGATCGACGTGGCCGACGCCTGTCGCGAGCGCGGCGTGCGCGCGGTCGCGGTGACGGCCGGTTACGCGAACCCCGAGCCCGGGCGGGAGTTCTTCTCGCACATGGATGCGGCCAACGTCGATCTGAAGGGGTTCACCGAGGACTTCTACCATCGGACCTGTGCCGGTCATCTCGGGCCTGTGCTCGCCACGCTCGAGCACCTCGCGCACGAGACCGATGTGTGGTTCGAGCTCACGACCCTGTTGATCCCCGGATTGAACGACTCGGACGCAGATTTCGACGCGATGACGCGTTGGGTCGTCGAGCGCCTCGGACCCGACGTGCCGATGCACTTCACCGCGTTCCATCCCGATTGGAAGATGCTCGACCGGCCGCCGACGCCGGTCGAGACGCTTCGGCGCGCGCGGCGCATCGCGATCGACAACGGCGTGCGGTACGCGTACACGGGCAATGTGATCGATCCGGTCGGGCAGACCACGCGGTGCGCGGGGTGTGGCGCCGACCTGATCGTGCGTCGGGGCTACGAGATCACGGGCTGGCACCTCGATGCCGCAGGACGCTGCGATTCCTGCGGCCGGGCGTGTGCCGGGGAGTTCGAGGCCGAACCTGGTACCTGGGGCGAGCGCAGGATGCCTGTTCGTCTGGGGGTGTGA
- a CDS encoding endonuclease V — MELWPTSEAALEARQAELASLAPPPWAPPTIPTIGGVWFAAPTGSTGEAPGEPAWAAAVSLREGAIVGEFVVRGRTGAGYHAGHMALREGPLLQLAVEALPSAPDVLLVNATGRDHPRRAGLALHLGAVLDLPTIGVTDRPLLATGPEPSAERWASTELELDGAVVAARVRTRLGARAVVVHPGWRTDLPVAIDLVRRVDGPARTPEPLRTARRAARLARAHDEEARPSGSPMWTS, encoded by the coding sequence GTGGAGCTTTGGCCCACGTCGGAAGCTGCCCTCGAGGCGAGACAGGCCGAGCTGGCATCTCTCGCTCCCCCGCCGTGGGCACCGCCGACGATCCCGACGATCGGCGGGGTGTGGTTCGCCGCTCCCACCGGGAGCACCGGCGAGGCTCCAGGAGAGCCCGCGTGGGCAGCGGCCGTCAGCCTCCGCGAAGGCGCGATCGTCGGGGAGTTCGTCGTCCGCGGTCGCACGGGGGCCGGCTACCACGCCGGGCACATGGCGCTGCGCGAAGGACCGCTGCTCCAGCTGGCGGTCGAGGCCCTCCCGAGCGCTCCGGACGTGCTGCTGGTGAACGCGACGGGACGCGACCATCCTCGGAGGGCGGGATTGGCGCTGCATCTGGGGGCAGTCCTCGATCTGCCGACGATCGGCGTCACCGACCGGCCGCTGCTCGCGACCGGCCCCGAGCCGTCTGCCGAGCGGTGGGCGAGCACAGAGCTCGAGCTCGATGGCGCGGTCGTCGCGGCGCGCGTGCGGACCCGGCTCGGTGCCCGAGCGGTCGTCGTGCATCCGGGGTGGCGCACTGATCTGCCGGTCGCGATCGACCTCGTCCGACGGGTTGACGGGCCCGCCCGCACTCCCGAGCCCCTCCGGACAGCCCGGCGAGCTGCGCGCCTCGCTCGCGCCCACGATGAAGAAGCACGGCCTTCGGGTTCACCCATGTGGACCTCATGA
- a CDS encoding glycosyltransferase family 4 protein codes for MRVAMLAPISWRVPPRHYGPWEQFVSLLTEGLVARGVDVTLFATADSLTSARLVGTAPTGYSEDSRLDAKVWEGLHIASVFERADEFDLIHNNFDFLPLTYSALVETPVVTTIHGFSSQRIVPVFERYAQGNHYVAISDADRHPSLEYAATIHHGIDTGRFPLGETPTDSLLFFGRIHADKGVEEAIEVAARAGMPLTIAGIVQDATYFEERVRPHIDGERVTYVGPVGPSERGELLGGATAMLHLINFEEPFGFSVVESMACGTPVIARRRGSMPEIVRHGENGALVDTLDEAVGAIDDVRGLDRAAVRASVAYRFDVSRMVDEYLALYRRIVDPNRTLSPLRRAS; via the coding sequence ATCCGCGTCGCGATGCTTGCGCCGATCTCCTGGCGCGTGCCGCCTCGCCACTACGGGCCGTGGGAGCAGTTCGTCTCGTTGCTGACGGAGGGCCTCGTAGCCAGAGGGGTCGACGTCACCCTGTTCGCGACGGCTGACTCCCTGACCTCTGCGCGCCTCGTCGGCACCGCACCGACTGGCTACTCCGAGGACTCCCGGCTCGACGCCAAGGTCTGGGAAGGGCTGCACATCGCCTCGGTGTTCGAGCGGGCCGATGAGTTCGACCTGATCCACAACAACTTCGACTTCCTGCCGCTCACGTACAGCGCGCTCGTCGAGACGCCGGTCGTGACCACGATCCATGGGTTCTCGTCCCAACGCATCGTGCCGGTGTTCGAGCGATACGCCCAGGGCAACCACTACGTCGCGATCAGCGACGCCGACCGGCACCCCAGCCTCGAGTACGCCGCGACGATCCATCACGGCATCGACACAGGGCGATTCCCGCTCGGCGAGACGCCCACAGACTCGCTGCTGTTCTTCGGCCGGATCCATGCCGACAAGGGTGTCGAGGAAGCGATCGAGGTCGCCGCGCGCGCCGGCATGCCGCTCACGATCGCCGGCATCGTGCAAGATGCCACCTACTTCGAGGAGCGCGTGCGGCCCCACATCGACGGAGAGCGCGTCACCTACGTCGGACCCGTCGGCCCATCGGAGCGCGGGGAGCTGCTCGGCGGCGCGACCGCGATGCTGCACCTGATCAACTTCGAGGAACCGTTCGGCTTCAGCGTCGTCGAATCGATGGCCTGCGGCACGCCCGTGATCGCCCGTCGTCGAGGTTCGATGCCCGAGATCGTGCGTCACGGGGAGAATGGGGCGCTCGTCGATACGCTCGACGAGGCTGTCGGCGCGATCGACGACGTTCGGGGGCTCGACCGGGCTGCGGTACGTGCCTCGGTCGCATACCGGTTCGACGTGTCCCGCATGGTCGACGAGTACCTCGCGCTCTACCGTCGCATCGTCGATCCGAACCGGACGTTGAGCCCTCTCCGCCGTGCCAGCTGA
- a CDS encoding SagB/ThcOx family dehydrogenase: MQRRTFITGAALFVLGACTNGGRVAGSSSTAPSRPFPPPRRSPGIGLDGALDRRRSIRSFTDESLGEEAIAHLLWAAQGVTASWGGRTAPSAGARYPIEVSVATGEGLHRYVPDEGRTVVLTSEDRRPLIANATGGLDAALQAPALFVISGIVARTAEKYGDRAERYVQMEAGHICQNMLLEATGLGLAAVPVGAFSDDDLRTALGVGDEELPLYVVPVGHPAAEG, translated from the coding sequence ATGCAGAGGCGCACCTTCATCACCGGTGCCGCCCTCTTCGTGCTCGGCGCATGTACGAACGGAGGCCGGGTCGCGGGCTCGTCGAGCACGGCGCCGTCAAGGCCGTTCCCACCTCCCCGGCGATCGCCGGGCATCGGGCTCGACGGAGCACTCGATCGGCGCCGCTCGATCCGCTCCTTCACCGACGAGTCGCTCGGCGAGGAGGCGATCGCTCACCTGCTCTGGGCCGCGCAGGGCGTCACCGCCTCATGGGGCGGCCGGACCGCGCCGTCGGCCGGTGCCCGATATCCGATCGAGGTCTCCGTGGCGACCGGCGAGGGCCTCCATCGGTACGTGCCCGATGAAGGCCGGACGGTGGTGCTCACCTCGGAGGATCGGCGCCCCCTCATCGCGAACGCCACAGGCGGGCTGGATGCTGCGCTCCAGGCACCCGCCCTCTTCGTGATCAGCGGGATCGTCGCTCGAACCGCCGAGAAGTACGGGGACCGGGCTGAACGATACGTCCAGATGGAAGCCGGACACATCTGTCAGAACATGCTGCTCGAGGCGACCGGGCTGGGCCTCGCCGCGGTGCCGGTCGGGGCCTTCTCCGACGACGATCTCCGGACCGCCCTCGGGGTCGGCGACGAGGAGCTGCCGCTCTACGTCGTGCCCGTCGGGCACCCCGCCGCGGAAGGATAG
- a CDS encoding class I SAM-dependent methyltransferase gives MDAAGWDDRYAERELVWSLEPNVWVEQLTADLPPGRALDLAAGEGRNALWLAERGWDVTAVDFSSVALDRARRLGRDRLGSDAGSLTIVRADLLEYEPPAAAYELVLLVYLHLRDPERRRVVRAAASAVAPSGRLLVIGHDLGNIAHGTGGPQDPAVLYSPADIEANLRGTGVVVERAETMTRPVETDEGTAWALDTVVLARTAQPSPLRRSSSPSSSNRA, from the coding sequence GTGGATGCCGCTGGGTGGGACGACCGGTACGCGGAACGTGAGCTCGTGTGGTCGCTCGAACCCAACGTCTGGGTCGAGCAGCTCACCGCTGACCTGCCGCCGGGCCGGGCACTCGATCTCGCCGCTGGGGAGGGCCGGAACGCTCTGTGGCTCGCCGAGCGCGGTTGGGACGTCACGGCGGTCGACTTCTCGAGCGTCGCCCTCGATCGCGCGCGGCGACTGGGCAGGGACCGCCTCGGTTCCGACGCGGGCAGCCTCACCATCGTCCGGGCGGACCTGCTCGAGTACGAACCTCCGGCAGCCGCCTACGAGCTGGTCCTGCTCGTGTACCTGCACCTTCGCGATCCCGAGCGTCGCCGCGTCGTCCGCGCGGCAGCCAGCGCCGTCGCGCCGTCCGGACGGCTCCTCGTGATCGGCCACGACCTCGGGAACATCGCCCACGGAACAGGGGGTCCACAGGATCCAGCGGTGCTCTACTCACCGGCTGACATCGAGGCGAACCTTCGGGGGACGGGGGTCGTGGTCGAGCGGGCTGAAACGATGACACGACCCGTGGAAACCGACGAGGGCACGGCCTGGGCGCTCGACACCGTGGTGCTCGCACGGACCGCTCAGCCCTCCCCGCTTCGCCGGTCGTCCTCGCCCAGTTCTTCGAACCGGGCGTAG
- a CDS encoding SRPBCC family protein, giving the protein MHLRVEVRGPASAEVMWSAYADTSRWSGWAPQIRRIDPEGPLVEGMEGQVHGPWGTNAHFEVSLVDRAAGRWAWRVHAGPAHLGIHHEVADGVTAVEIQGPAPFVLAYAPVARLALERLARSTRD; this is encoded by the coding sequence ATGCACCTGCGCGTGGAAGTACGGGGACCGGCGAGCGCCGAGGTCATGTGGTCGGCCTACGCCGACACCTCCCGGTGGTCCGGATGGGCTCCCCAGATCCGTCGGATCGACCCCGAGGGGCCGCTCGTCGAAGGCATGGAGGGCCAGGTTCACGGGCCCTGGGGGACGAACGCGCATTTCGAAGTGTCGCTGGTCGACCGAGCCGCAGGACGGTGGGCGTGGCGGGTGCATGCGGGCCCAGCCCACCTCGGGATCCATCACGAGGTGGCCGACGGCGTGACCGCCGTCGAGATCCAGGGCCCGGCACCGTTCGTGCTGGCATACGCCCCGGTGGCGAGACTCGCCCTCGAGCGACTCGCGCGCTCGACGCGGGACTGA
- a CDS encoding DEAD/DEAH box helicase has product MPTTTATARSIDPASDQPTFRALGVSEPVSQALRMRGVERPFAIQSLVLPDALAGRDVLARSRTGSGKTLAFAVPLVERLHPSGKSPTGLILAPTRELASQVTEEFRAIADVRHLQVASVYGGVGIGPQAKRARHADIVIATPGRLLDLVARKLLRLDRVRACVLDEADRMLDMGFLPDVTRILEMLRADRQTMLFSATLDGDVGRLAKRFTRDAVLHENGEPGPNINHATHRFIAVEHPQKTRALVRELAADRGLTLIFVRTQRGADRLARNLRKEGFSAGELHGGMSQPQRERALGRFASGANDVLVATDVAARGLDLEDITHVINFDAPADDKAYVHRVGRTARAGRGGEGVTFVTPDQRLEVGRIAKRLDLHAEFVQAGLSKPTPHRGGNGQGRSPKGGNTHRRRQDRRGAPAGRGRSAR; this is encoded by the coding sequence GTGCCCACCACCACCGCAACAGCGAGATCCATCGACCCCGCGTCCGACCAGCCCACGTTCCGAGCGCTCGGCGTCTCGGAGCCCGTCTCGCAGGCGCTGCGCATGCGCGGCGTGGAACGTCCATTCGCGATCCAGTCGCTCGTGCTGCCCGACGCGCTCGCAGGACGTGACGTGCTGGCTCGCTCGCGCACCGGCTCGGGCAAGACGCTCGCTTTCGCCGTGCCGCTCGTCGAGCGTCTGCACCCGAGCGGGAAGAGCCCGACCGGCCTGATCCTGGCGCCCACCCGCGAGCTCGCGAGCCAGGTGACCGAGGAGTTCCGTGCGATCGCCGACGTGCGCCACCTGCAGGTGGCGTCGGTCTACGGGGGGGTCGGGATCGGACCGCAGGCCAAGCGGGCGCGCCACGCCGACATCGTGATCGCGACCCCGGGGCGTCTGCTCGATCTCGTGGCACGGAAGCTGCTGCGCCTCGACCGGGTGCGCGCCTGCGTACTCGACGAGGCCGACCGCATGCTGGACATGGGCTTCCTGCCGGACGTGACCCGCATCCTCGAGATGCTGCGTGCCGATCGCCAGACGATGCTGTTCTCCGCGACGCTCGATGGTGACGTCGGTCGCCTGGCGAAGCGCTTCACGCGCGACGCCGTGTTGCACGAGAACGGCGAGCCCGGTCCGAACATCAACCACGCCACGCATCGCTTCATCGCCGTCGAGCATCCGCAGAAGACCAGGGCGCTCGTTCGCGAGCTCGCCGCCGACCGGGGGCTCACGTTGATCTTCGTGCGCACCCAGCGCGGCGCCGATCGCCTCGCACGGAACCTCCGCAAGGAAGGCTTCAGCGCAGGGGAGCTGCACGGCGGCATGTCCCAGCCCCAGCGCGAGCGAGCGCTCGGGCGGTTCGCGAGCGGGGCCAACGACGTGCTCGTGGCGACCGACGTCGCCGCCCGAGGACTGGACCTCGAGGACATCACGCACGTGATCAACTTCGATGCGCCGGCGGACGACAAGGCGTACGTTCATCGGGTGGGCCGCACGGCGAGGGCCGGTCGCGGAGGCGAGGGCGTCACGTTCGTCACCCCCGATCAGCGGCTCGAGGTAGGTCGCATCGCGAAGCGGCTTGACCTGCACGCCGAGTTCGTGCAGGCGGGCCTCTCGAAGCCGACGCCCCACCGGGGCGGCAACGGACAGGGCCGTTCGCCGAAGGGAGGGAACACCCATCGACGTCGACAGGATCGAAGAGGCGCTCCGGCTGGTCGAGGCCGATCAGCTCGGTGA
- a CDS encoding fasciclin domain-containing protein, giving the protein MRSRKLITALAVVASLSVVGAACSSDDTSSTDAMDASESAAPAETTETITDVVAGNEDFSTLLAAVEAAGLGETLAGEGPFTVFAPTDEAFAALPEGTLETLLKPKNEELLSSILTYHVVPAEVMAADVESGEVTTVNGATFTVEASDTGVSITDGQGNEVDVVTTDILTSNGVIHVIDGVVLPPQE; this is encoded by the coding sequence ATGCGCAGCAGGAAGCTGATCACGGCACTCGCCGTCGTCGCATCCCTCTCCGTCGTTGGAGCAGCGTGCAGCAGCGACGACACGTCCTCGACGGACGCGATGGATGCGTCGGAGTCCGCGGCACCCGCCGAGACGACCGAGACGATCACCGACGTCGTCGCCGGCAACGAGGACTTCTCGACCCTGCTCGCCGCCGTCGAGGCGGCCGGCCTGGGGGAGACGCTCGCGGGTGAAGGGCCGTTCACGGTCTTCGCGCCGACCGATGAGGCGTTCGCGGCGCTGCCCGAGGGCACGCTCGAAACGCTACTCAAGCCGAAGAACGAGGAGCTCCTCAGCTCGATCCTCACCTACCACGTGGTGCCCGCCGAGGTCATGGCGGCCGACGTGGAGTCGGGCGAGGTCACCACGGTCAACGGAGCGACCTTCACGGTCGAGGCCTCGGACACGGGCGTCAGCATCACCGACGGTCAGGGCAACGAGGTCGACGTCGTCACGACCGATATCCTCACGTCGAACGGCGTGATCCACGTGATCGACGGGGTGGTGCTGCCGCCACAGGAGTGA
- a CDS encoding Mur ligase family protein, with translation MADLVEIVELRVLDGPNLYFPRPAVKLTLAVPGWLRATEPRLARLATEIDLPGAARPGARDSEQRRRFTARAGAHVVRSLAKASSVRLAVRGRAGPGEDRIVIAFPWRRRDVAEALARQVAAVMGDLLGTRRSFERLVADAAETIADVEPGPAPTVADPTVPVIAVTGTNGKTTTVRLLAHIVRTAGCSVAYSSTDGVFHDGELVEAGDYSGFGGAQMALGQPGIDMAILETARGGILLRGIGVLHNDVSVVTNISADHLGLHGVDTLDQLAEVKGTITTITRPEGWHVLNADDPRVLAMRRRAGGRPFMCSLHPRHPALREALADGGRALTVLDRSIAELGRGGSRKLVELEQVPMTLAGIASQHAHNALSASAAALAIGLPRKSVVEGLRTFLPDPETNPARANVYTLGERIVVIDYAHNEAGIEGLAEIARGLCPEGAETWIAFGTAGDRDDAILHGLGYRAARGVDHVVIAELQRYLRGREAGDLVRRLRAGAVDGGAAEVPAMPDEISALSYMLDRSGTRDVLAITVLAQRPEMFSLLDGEMGARRADPETVRQLVRRARRSA, from the coding sequence ATGGCGGACCTGGTGGAGATCGTCGAACTCCGGGTGCTGGACGGCCCGAACCTGTACTTCCCGCGGCCCGCCGTGAAGCTCACGCTCGCGGTGCCCGGATGGCTCCGGGCGACCGAGCCGCGGTTGGCACGCCTCGCCACCGAGATCGATCTCCCCGGCGCGGCCCGGCCGGGTGCCCGAGACAGCGAGCAACGTCGACGGTTCACGGCGCGCGCGGGGGCGCACGTCGTACGATCGCTCGCCAAGGCGTCGTCGGTGCGCCTCGCCGTGCGTGGCCGCGCGGGCCCGGGCGAAGACCGCATCGTCATCGCGTTCCCGTGGCGGCGACGTGACGTGGCCGAGGCGCTCGCCCGCCAGGTCGCCGCCGTGATGGGCGATCTGCTCGGCACCCGTCGATCGTTCGAACGCCTGGTCGCCGACGCCGCCGAAACCATCGCCGACGTCGAACCGGGGCCCGCTCCGACGGTGGCCGATCCCACGGTCCCGGTGATCGCGGTGACCGGCACGAACGGGAAGACGACCACCGTGCGCCTGCTCGCCCACATCGTGCGAACCGCCGGGTGCAGCGTGGCGTACTCCTCGACCGACGGCGTCTTCCACGACGGCGAGCTCGTCGAGGCAGGCGACTACTCGGGGTTCGGAGGCGCGCAGATGGCGCTGGGACAACCGGGCATCGACATGGCGATCCTCGAGACGGCCCGAGGAGGCATCCTGCTGCGCGGCATCGGCGTATTGCACAACGACGTCTCGGTCGTGACGAACATCTCCGCCGACCACCTCGGTCTGCACGGCGTCGACACGCTCGACCAGCTCGCCGAGGTCAAGGGCACGATCACGACGATCACGCGTCCCGAGGGGTGGCATGTGCTGAACGCCGACGATCCGCGCGTGCTCGCGATGCGTCGGCGGGCCGGGGGCCGCCCGTTCATGTGCTCGCTCCATCCGCGGCACCCGGCGTTGCGGGAGGCCCTCGCCGACGGGGGTCGAGCGCTCACGGTGCTCGATCGCAGCATCGCCGAGCTAGGGCGAGGCGGTTCGAGGAAGCTGGTCGAGCTCGAGCAGGTGCCGATGACGCTGGCGGGCATCGCGTCGCAGCACGCGCACAACGCGTTGTCTGCCTCGGCCGCCGCGCTCGCGATCGGGCTCCCGCGGAAGTCCGTGGTCGAGGGCCTGCGGACGTTCCTTCCCGACCCGGAGACCAACCCCGCCCGCGCCAACGTGTACACGCTGGGTGAGCGCATCGTCGTGATCGACTACGCCCACAACGAGGCGGGCATCGAGGGCCTCGCCGAGATCGCGCGGGGACTCTGCCCCGAGGGCGCCGAGACGTGGATCGCGTTCGGCACCGCCGGCGATCGCGATGACGCGATCCTGCACGGGCTCGGCTACCGAGCGGCCCGGGGCGTCGATCACGTCGTGATCGCGGAGCTCCAGCGCTACCTGCGGGGGCGCGAGGCGGGCGACCTCGTTCGCCGTCTGCGGGCGGGGGCGGTCGACGGCGGCGCGGCCGAGGTCCCCGCGATGCCCGACGAGATCTCGGCCCTCAGCTACATGCTCGATCGATCGGGAACCCGCGACGTGCTCGCGATCACCGTGCTCGCCCAGCGACCCGAGATGTTCTCGCTGCTCGACGGTGAGATGGGCGCCCGCCGTGCCGACCCGGAGACGGTCCGTCAGCTCGTCCGGCGGGCCCGACGGTCGGCGTGA
- the ligD gene encoding non-homologous end-joining DNA ligase, which produces MPSRAPSAVEVTRPDKLLWPDLGITKQRYVDYLGAVAAHVLPWLRDRPLTLVRGPDGVRGPSYYQKQISGYAPPWIRRVRVPAPSAGRDVDHVVCNDAATLAWLGNQASLELHMAPLRADILDRLDLLVVDIDPPDGAFHAAVEVALLVLEALDEHGLGSGIKTTGGKGLHVVVPFERRVETVDLRRAAATLTAAVTSRRPDLATDAFRKSDRAGRVMLDPSRNGPGATIVAPFSPRARPEGTVSFPVVAEDLPDVHPDMFTLTTVPEQLDAAGPRHWGSLLERRQRLPAALFDPGP; this is translated from the coding sequence ATGCCGTCACGAGCCCCCTCCGCGGTCGAGGTCACGCGGCCCGACAAGCTGCTGTGGCCCGACCTGGGCATCACGAAGCAGCGCTACGTCGACTACCTCGGCGCCGTCGCGGCGCACGTGCTCCCATGGCTCCGGGATCGTCCCCTCACGCTCGTGCGTGGGCCCGACGGCGTGCGCGGACCCTCGTACTACCAGAAGCAGATCTCCGGCTACGCGCCGCCGTGGATCCGCCGGGTTCGTGTCCCGGCGCCGAGCGCTGGTCGGGATGTCGACCACGTCGTCTGCAACGACGCCGCCACGCTCGCCTGGCTGGGCAACCAGGCATCGCTCGAGCTGCACATGGCCCCCCTTCGCGCCGATATCCTCGACCGGCTCGACTTGCTCGTCGTCGACATCGACCCACCCGACGGCGCCTTCCATGCCGCGGTGGAAGTGGCACTGCTCGTGCTCGAAGCGCTCGATGAGCACGGTCTGGGCAGTGGGATCAAGACCACGGGGGGCAAGGGTTTGCACGTCGTCGTGCCGTTCGAACGACGCGTCGAGACGGTCGACCTGCGGCGGGCGGCCGCGACGCTGACGGCCGCGGTCACCAGCCGGCGGCCCGACCTTGCGACCGACGCGTTCCGCAAGTCCGACCGGGCGGGACGGGTCATGCTCGATCCCTCGCGCAACGGTCCGGGCGCGACGATCGTGGCGCCGTTCTCGCCCCGCGCCCGGCCAGAGGGCACCGTCTCCTTCCCGGTCGTCGCCGAGGACCTTCCCGACGTACACCCAGACATGTTCACGCTCACCACCGTGCCGGAACAGCTCGATGCCGCAGGACCTCGGCACTGGGGCTCCCTGCTCGAGCGTCGGCAGCGCCTGCCCGCCGCGTTGTTCGACCCCGGTCCCTGA